ATACACCTTTTAATTCGGATCTTCAGCTAAAAAGTTGTTCCATATATTCACTGCTTAATGAGCCTCACAATATTGAAGCCCTTGAGCTTGAATATCCGGATACAATCACCTATATAGTAGGTTACTGTAATGGGTTGATTTGTTACAGGTCGCGGTAACTACGTTTTCTTTTGGAACCCATCCACAAGAAATTCAAGAAAACTACCTATGCTTGATACGATTACTCGTCGTTATAAGCATATAACCTATGGGTTTTGCTACAATGAATTAGCCGATGATTTTAAAGTATTTGCGGTCGCAACCACTGATTGGAAACATGAAATGTCAGTTTATAGCTCAAAATCTGACTCTTGGAGATTGATTGGAGATTTTGTTTCTTATAAGTGTTGATGTTTAATCTAAGCGTGAATTATTTAGTTAAATAAAACAGCTGGACTTGATTGATATCACGATTGATCTTGTCCCTAGTTAGTTATCTTAGATTGGTGTTGAAAGTCCTATAATTCTGGGAGTCCAGAGAATGTTTAGGAGTAAACGTAGGGTGGCTATTACTATATATTTTCTTGTTCTCATAGTAATCAAAATATAATATACAGAATCAGTTTCAGTTTTCCTTTCATACGTATTTCTTTCTCATATCTGTGTGTGTGTTAATCTATTCTGGTTCCTacatctggtatcagagcctctTTTCTTTCGATATATGCCAAAGTATATGTCACGACAAGAAGCAGGAAGACAAACAGCAACGATGGACATGATGAAAAGCAAAGAGGGTTCAGTAGGGTTGAGTTATCCAATGCTAACTAAAAGTAATTACACGGCTTGGTCGCTCAAGATGCGAGTCTATATGCAGGCTCATGGTATATGGGAAGCCATCGAGCCAACGAAGGAGAAACCTACAGTCGAGGAGAAGACGGACAAGATGGCACTGGCAGCCATCTACCAAGGCATTCCCGAAGAGATCTTGTTGTCAGTAGCTGATAAAATAAGTGCAAAGGAGGCTTGGGAGGCCGTTAAAATAATGTGTTTAGGGGCTGATAAGGTTAAGAAGGCAAAGATCCAGACGTTAAAGGCTGAATTCGAGTTTTTAAACATGAAAGACACTGAACAGGTTGAAGACTTCGCAATGAAATTGAATGGGATTGTAACAAATATACGGGCCTTAGGAGAAAAGGTCGAGGAGGCTTATGTCGTGAAAAAGCTCCTTCGTGCCGTCCCTTCAAAGTTCCTACAAATCACCTCAACGATAGAGCAGTTTGGTGACCTTGAGACTATGTCAATAGAGGAAGCCGTGGGCTCTTTGAGGGCACATGAAGAAAGATTACGTGGTAAAATTGAAAGTGGTGGAGGATCTAATGAAGGACAACTGTTGTTGACATAAGAGGAATGGAAAAAACGTTCAAGTACTGAAGGACAATTGTTATTTACTAGGGAGGAGTGGCTGAAAAGGTCAGGAAAGGGGGAAGGTTCTTCAGGTCCAAAAACATAAGGCGGTGGTAACAACCTAAGCAGAGAAAGAAGGCAAGATAGGAGTACCATAAAGTGTTATAACTGTAATATTTTGGGACACTATGCATCGGAGTGTAATCGTCCCCGTCGAGTAAAAAACAGGGATCAAAGGACAGAGGTGAACCTGACCCATGTGCAAGACGACGAGCCAACTTTGCTAATGCTTGAACTGAGTAGAGAAAAACACACGAAATTGCTGCTCAATGAAGGAAATGTGAAGCCAAATGTTGATATGAATAAAAGGGAGGACTCAAACCTTTGGTACTTAGATAATGGCGCAAGCAACCATATGACGGGTTTTCGGTCAAAATTCAAGACTCTAGATGAGAACATGACCGGGCAGGTACGTTTTGGGGATGGGTCAATAGTGGAGATTAAAGGAAAGGGCTCAGTTGGATTCAAATGCAAGAATGGGGAGGAACTAATACTTAATGAGGTATATTATATTCCCTATCTATGTGATAACATAATATCGCTTGGACAGTTATCTGAGAACAACAACGAAGTAATTCTGAGGGACATGTATCTGTGGGTGTATGATAAACATAAACGATTGATCATGAAGGTTAAGCGTACAAATAATAGACTTTACAAAATATTCTTGGAAACAGTTGACCCAGTTTGCTTGTTAACTAAAGAAGAGGAATCAAGTCTATGGCACTCGAGGTTTGGTCATGTAAATTACAAATCTATGAAGATGATGTCCACTGGAAAAATGGCACTTGGCCTACCTGATATCTCTCAGCCAACAGGTGTATGTGAAGGGTGTTTGATGTCGAAACAGACAAGAATGCAGTTTCCTCAACAAACAGAGTACCAAGCAAAGAAACCACTAGAATTGATTCACGGGGACTTATGTTGACCAATATCACCAGAAACGACAGCCGGAAATAGGTACTTCTTTCTCCTAGTAGATGATTATACACGGATGATGTGGATTTATGCATTGAAAGAAAAAAACGAGGCGTTCAACGTCTTTAAAAAATTTAGATCATTGGTGGAGAAAGAATCAGGGAAAGAAATCAAGGTTTTTCGTACTGATAGAGGTGGTGAATTCATGTCCAAAGATTTCATCAACTACTGTGAAGACGCTGGCATTAATAGACATTTCACGGCTCCATATAGTCCTCAACAGAATGGGGTGGTCGAACGACGCAATAGGACAGTGGTGGCTATGGCCAGAAGTATGTTGAAAACAATGAGCATGCCATCTAAATTTTGGGGAGAGGCCACTCGACATGCAGTGTACTTGTTAAACAGGTTACCTACGAGGGCTTTGACAAAGAAAACTCCATACGAAGTCTGGAAGAACAGGAAGCCAAATGTCAGTCATGTTAAAGTATTTGAATGTGTAGCGCACATGAAAGTGCCAAGTGTGCACACTTCGAAGCTTAGCGATCGCAGCAAGTTAGTCATTTATTTGGGAAGGGAACCAGGAACCAAGGCATATAGACTCTTTGATCCAAATTCAAAGACTTTACATGTCAGCAGAGACGTAGTGTTTGAAGAAAACAAAAGCTGGGCATGGGATCAACGACAACAAGATGACTCAGTTCCTGTCAATGCCATCACCAAATCATTCGTAGTACTGGGACAACATTTGAATGATGAAGGAGAAAGTGAGCCATCCACTCCAAGTTCAGTTTCAACCCCAAGTTCAGTTGGGGCAAATTCTGCGTTCGAGACATCATCTAATACAGCCACAAGCTCTCAACCAGAAACAGGATATTCGAGCTCTACCAGCAGTGATGCAAGTAGTGAGCCAAAAAGGTACCGTTCATTGAGAGATATCTACGATGAAACAGAGGTAGTGGAAATAGAAAATGAACTGTTGTTAGTGAGTATTGATGAACCTAGTAACTTTAAAGAGGCAGTGgaggaacaagtttggaaaaagGCAATGGAAGAAGATATCAAGGCGATTGAACGAAACAATACGTGGGAATTAGTCGAACTTCCTTACGGACACAAGGCTGTGGGACTAAAATGGGTGTATAAAACAAAGAGGGATACAAGTGGTGAAATCACTAAACATAAAGCACGCCTTGTTGCAAAAGGGTACGTGCAAAAGGCAGGTATAAATTATGAAGAGGTGTTTGCACCAGTAACTCGACTCGAGACAGTAAGGTTACTTCTTGCGCTTGCAGCAAAAAGGGGTTGGGAGGTTCACCACTTGGATGTAAAGTCTGCTTTCCTCAATGGAGAGTTACAAGAAACCGTATATGTGTGTCAACCGGATGGTTTTATAAAGAAAGGCAGGGAGCATTGTGTTTATAGGTTGATTAAAGCATTGTACGGACTAAAACAAGCCCCACGGGCCTGGTACTCGAGACTGAACAGCTATCTTGAACAGCTTGGTTTTTTAAAATGTCCATACGAACACGTTGTGTACACCAAACAGGACAGGGGAGAAACATTGATCGTAGGGGTTTATGTCGACGACCTACTTGTGACAGGCACATCCATCTCAGACATCAACAGCTTCAAAAGACAGATGAACGAGGAATTTGATATGAGTGACCTAGGGAAGCTGTCACACTACTTGGGAATTGAAGTAAGTCAAATGAAGGAGTACATAGAGTTGAAACAGGCCGCTTATGCTAGGAAATTACTTGAAAAAGCTGGGATGGTTGATTGCAACCCAGCTAAATACCCAATGGAAGCAAAGGTTCAGCTCGTCAAGGATGAAAAGGGAAGAGCAGTTGACTCAACAGTTTTTAAAAGCTTAGTGGGAGGTCTACGATACTTGGTTCATACGCGCCCCGGCATAGCGTTTGCAGTAGGGATGGTGAGTAGGTTTATGGAACGACCAACAGAGTTACACATGTGTGCTGTCAAACGTATCCTTCGATACGTGAAAGGAACAATACAGTATGGTTTAGTGTACGTTAGAGGTGATGGAAACTACTTGCTAAGTGGGTTTTCTGACAGTGACCTTGGTGGTAATATAGAAGACAGACGAAGCACAGGTGGAATGTGTTTCTACTTGGACGAGAGTCTCATTTCATGGGTTTCACAAAAACAACGCTGCGTTGCACTATCATCATGTGAAGCTGAATTCATGGCAGCTACAGCTGCAGCCTGTCAAGGAGTGTGGCTTAAAAATATGCTTGAGCGAATAACTGGAGTAAAACAAGGTCCTGTAGTCATCTACGTTGATAATAAGTCTGCAATTGATTTGGCAAAGAATCCGGTATTCCACGGGCGAAGCAAGCATATTGATATACGTTACCACTTTATTCGTGAATGTGTTAGCAGAGGTGAGATTTTGATCAAACATGTTGCTACTGATAAACAGCGTGCAGATGTGCTCACCAAGCCGATGTCCACAGTCAAGTTTGAGCGCATGCGTGACTTATTGGGTTTGAAGAATCTGCAGTCATCCAGCTTAGATTAAGGGAGAGTGTGTTGATGTTTAATCTAAGCGTGAATTATTTAGTTAAATAAAACAGCTGGACTTGATTGATATCACGATTGATCTTGTCCCTAGTTAGTTATCTTAGATTGGTGTTGAAAGTCCTATAATTCTGGGAGTCCAGAGAATGTTTAGGAGTAAACGTAGGGTGGCTATTACTATATATTTTCTTGTTCTCATAGTAATCAAAATACAATATACAGAATCAGTTTCAGTTTTCCTTTCATACGTATTGCTTTCTCATATCTGTGTGTGTTAATCTATTCTGGTTCCTACAATAAGCTGCCGTCTGGAGGGTACTTGGGAAATGGAGCTATGCACTGGCTTGTCACTCCCAATCTGCAGCTTAAAGACGTCCCACAAAGGTTTCCTTATATTATTTCTCTTGATGTAATAAGGGATACATTTCGAGAAGTTATGCTGCCAAACTGTGGAGAAGCTATAATGACATGGAGTGTGGGCACTTTCTGTGAAAACCTTTGTGTGCTCAGCAAGATGTCCCTTGATGCCCGTGTCGAGTTATGGGTAATGAGAGATTGTGGTGATCAAGATTCATGGATAAAATTGTTCACCATCCCACATATGGATAGGCTAAATCGCAGCCTTTATGTTACACCTACACCTATCTGCACTTCTGTAAATGGTGATATTATGCTTCTTGTGGATTCAACCATAGTACTCTACGACACAAAGGATAACACATTCAGGGATCTGCTAAACAACAGAAGTTGTCTGAGTTCAAAAGTGTATACCTATGTTGAGAGTTTAGTTTCACCCAGCTTGTAAACATCAGCAAGTGAAAAGAaatgaaaatatttatatttacatgttTTTTATATTACTTCTTCAGACTACTGTGATTAGGGGAAGACTTTAAGAAATTGTATGTATAAAACCTAATTTATAATATGCATAGTAAAAGTTTATATTTATATtgattgatttatttaattacaaaaGATTCAAATGTATTATGTAATATTACATTTTATCTATCATATTCTATGATGGGGTGTGTTTTCCTGTGTTAGGGTTGCTATTCTAATATGCAACAAGTTGCTTGTATTCACACCTATGTGGTGATATTATGTTCAAATTATAAAAACTAAAATGAcatatattttagaaaattgtccatatatatatatgtatttgtggtTTCTATATTCAATGCATTCTTATAGATGCATGTAATATCTGAAACTATTCATAAAACATAAATTTCTTAGAATCCCATATTTAGGCCGTGCAGATTTTTTTATGAACCACTATagtttaaatttttaataaaaattggtcgtattgaaatatttaattatttgagTAAGATTTTATATGTTCTTTCCCGAGTTATtagtataaaaattatttttgtctAAAATATTCATATGACTACATACTCATGTACTCTAAATGTGTTCATATGAGGATATATCGTGCATGTTAATAATCTAGCTAGACATTATATGGTATAAACTGCAAAAGTCAAATCTTGTGtcttcaaaaatataaaattctgTATTACTTTTTTCCATTataacacacacatatatatatatatatatatcattctTTCTTTACATATATGCTTTTATTTAATATAGAATATATAATTAATGTATTTTTACCCTAAACCCTAAGTCCtaaatttaaagaaaaatgaCCGATAATAACCCTTCGGTCGATTTTATccattttttatttaaatttacgATCATTTTTCGGCCGATCCACGTGGTCGGTATAATATGCGACCGAAGTAGTCATTTTAGCCTCGCGAAATTTTTGGGTTAAGTTTAATACCGACCAAATTGTACCGACTAGTTTTGAATGATACAGTCGTTAtacttaaattattttttaattatagttAAAAAATATTGGGGAACGTGGAGTTCGACACACACTTAAATGCTCCCGTAAACTATAGttacataaattatttttttaattttttaattttaaataaaaattcaatGTTTAAATACAAAGAacgaaaaattaaaaaataaattatgaaagtatactttatattcaccttaaaatgcgtgccaTCTATTAAAAAAATATGTAGAAAATTGAATGGGACAgaagcagtaataaacaattaCAGTAACTAAAAACTACTAATTAGCGCCACCATCGCATTCGTGGCCACCGTCATCTTCGTGGCCATCATTTCCATCGTCCCCTTCCCGGTCATGCTCCTCTTTTCCCTCCTCGCTGCTGGTGGTGGTGTCATCTCTGCCTTCTTCAGCCCCCCTTATAGCCTAAAATACAGTTGAGTTAAAACGCCTCAAAATAACACTATTAGGCCTAAATTGAGAAATTTTATGATTTTACCTCTTTGTGCTCCACCTCATACTTTTCCAGATTAGGGTGAGTAAGGTCCCGACATAACGGGTCACCTCTCCAAGAAGGGTAGCTGAGAAGACGGTGACATAATTGTCTACATTGTTATGCATATCAAGCATGACCTGGGCAATGACATTTACTCTCTTGTATGTGGGTTCCTGATGGTATTTGGATGTATTTCCTGCTACACCTTCCATTATATCCGGGACCACGTTGTAAAAAATACCATCCGGCATAATAGATCCACGTGCGGGTTGGCTACAAGATGCGGCATCATCACCATGTCGAGCTTTATAATTCGCAGAAAGATCAGGGAGGCGTGAAGATGCCGAAATTTTTGGAAAACTAGGTAGCTCTTTTTTGGGAGGCCTTGTCATTCCCGGTGCAACTGCCTCGAGCCACCATTGGATAGGATGTCCAGCTGCCTCTACCTTTCGGGCATTGCATCCAATGCATCCCGATTCTTGTacttaatattttaaaaaataaatgcTCGATGCGTAAAATCCAAAAATATGTACTAAAAACTATCAAAAATTTCTTATATATTCATGAGCTTTTGCACCGGCATTATGCTTTTTATTTTGCTCCTTGCGATTCCCGGATTCAAAGAGCAATGTTGGTGGGATGAAATTTGCAATGGTCTCGTGCAT
This is a stretch of genomic DNA from Apium graveolens cultivar Ventura unplaced genomic scaffold, ASM990537v1 ctg9213, whole genome shotgun sequence. It encodes these proteins:
- the LOC141705674 gene encoding F-box/kelch-repeat protein At3g23880-like, yielding MHWLVTPNLQLKDVPQRFPYIISLDVIRDTFREVMLPNCGEAIMTWSVGTFCENLCVLSKMSLDARVELWVMRDCGDQDSWIKLFTIPHMDRLNRSLYVTPTPICTSVNGDIMLLVDSTIVLYDTKDNTFRDLLNNRSCLSSKVYTYVESLVSPSL